Proteins from a single region of Hermetia illucens chromosome 3, iHerIll2.2.curated.20191125, whole genome shotgun sequence:
- the LOC119652970 gene encoding phenylalanine--tRNA ligase alpha subunit yields the protein MQIDLTERILLHLEKCDKVNTLDLVSILNEDHQRIIGALKSIEATGSLVTSEPTSRKTLALTEEGAYVAENGSHEAAVYNAVPPEGISQAELMKSSPNAKVGFSKAMSHGWIFVDKSVTPPVVKKKVDKIDDIVKTHLVEIRQGKGEGIPENVKNEYKKRKLLQEIVTKSFILSKGPEFSTKLQKLETDLTVDMLANGLWKDLKFKAYNFEALGAPPERGHLHPLLKVRTEFRQIFLEMGFTEMPTNNYVESSFWNFDALFQPQQHPARDAHDTFFLNEPSSSHKFPMEYLERVKEVHSKGGYGSQGYRYDWKIEEAQKNLLRTHTTAVSARMLYKLANNPDGFKPVKYFSIDKVFRNETLDATHLAEFHQVEGVVAGYGLTLGDLIGTLYEFFRKLGITQLQFKPAYNPYTEPSMEIFCFHPGLGKWIEVGNSGVFRPEMLLPMGIPPEVNVIAWGLSLERPTMIKYGINNIRDLIGPKVDLKMVEEGPICRLER from the exons ATGCAAATCGACTTAACGGAGAGGATTCTTCTGCATCTGGAAAAATGTGACAAAGTTAACACATTGGACCTGGTGTCAATACTGAACGAGGACCATCAGCGGATCATTGGTGCATTAAAAAGTATAGAAGCAACTGGAAGTTTGGTTACCTCCGAGCCCACATCGCGGAAAACCCTGGCATTGACAGAAGAAGGCGCTTATGTGGCAGAGAATGGTAGTCATGAGGCTGCTGTTTATAATGCAGTTCCACCGGAAGGAATATCGCAAGCCGAGCTGATGAAATCATCACCGAATGCAAAAGTGGGCTTCAGCAAGGCCATGTCACATGGATGGATCTTCGTAGACAAATCCGTTACCCCGCCAGTGGTGAAGAAAAAGGTGGATAAAATCGATGATATTGTTAAAACCCATCTGGTTGAAATACGTCAAGGCAAGGGTGAAGGCATCCCAGAGAATGTTAAGAATGAGTACAAAAAACGCAAGTTGCTGCAAGAAATCGTTACTAAAAGTTTCATCCTGTCCAAGGGACCCGAATTCTCAACAAAACTTCAGAAACTTGAGACCGACCTCACTGTAGATATGTTGGCGAACGGTTTGTGGAAAGATTTGAAATTTAAGGCGTACAACTTCGAAGCCCTGGGAGCACCACCAGAACGAGGTCATTTACATCCCCTACTCAAGGTACGAACTGAATTCCGACAGATTTTCCTTGAAATGGGTTTCACCGAGATGCCTACAAACAACTATGTGGAATCATCCTTCTGGAATTTCGACGCTCTCTTCCAACCGCAACAGCATCCCGCCCGTGATGCTCACGACACTTTCTTCCTTAACGAACCAAGTAGCAGCCACAAGTTCCCAATGGAGTATCTCGAACGAGTCAAGGAAGTCCACTCAAAAGGAGGATATGGATCGCAAGGCTATCGCTACGATTGGAAGATTGAAGAAGCTCAGAAAAACTTGTTGCGCACGCATACAACGGCTGTTAGTGCGCGGATGCTCTACAAACTCGCCAACAACCCCGACGGATTCAAACCCGTCAAATATTTCAGTATAGATAAAGTGTTCCGGAACGAAACACTCGATGCAACTCATCTGGCGGAATTCCATCAAGTTGAAGGTGTAGTCGCCGGATATGGGCTGACTCTAGGGGACCTAATTGGAACTTTGTACGAATTCTTCCGGAAATTGGGTATCACCCAATTACAGTTCAAGCCAGCTTACAACCCATACACTGAACCTAGCATGGAAATATTCTGCTTCCACCCCGGCCTAGGAAAATGGATCGAG GTGGGAAATTCAGGTGTATTCAGACCTGAGATGTTGCTTCCAATGGGCATTCCGCCAGAGGTGAACGTAATTGCCTGGGGCTTGTCGCTTGAACGGCCAACTATGATCAAATAcggcattaacaacattcgagatCTAATTGGACCGAAAGTGGACTTGAAAATGGTTGAGGAGGGCCCGATTTGTCGATTAGAAAGATAA